Proteins from a single region of Nitrospinota bacterium:
- the ureC gene encoding urease subunit alpha has protein sequence MSFTMDRHSYARMFGPTVGDRIRLADTDLIVEVEKDYAIYGDETRYGPGKNIRDGLGQAPDATREAGALDLVITNVVILDHWGIVKADIGIRDGKIAGIGKAGNPNIMDGVDPNMIMGAATEATAGEGLIATAGGIDSHVHFICPQQVIEAFASGITTMIGGGTGPTTGTNATTCTPGSWNIQRMLQAAEEFPMNFGFQGKGNSSFPESLREQIEGGAMGLKLHEDWGTTPAAIDCCLRVADELDFQVTIHTDTLNETGFVEHTIDAIGGRTIHAYHVEGAGGGHAPDIVKIVSHPNVLTSSTNPTLPYTVNTVEEHLDMLMVCHHLDKRIPEDVAQSEARIRGETMAAEDILHDMGAISMVGSDSQAMGRVSENILRSWQMADKMKQQRGRLPEERGDNDNVRAKRYVAKYTINVAIAHGMPDHIGSLEVGKLADIVLWKPKFFGVKPEMVIKGGLIALAAMGDPGSTLPTPQPVMARYMWGGFGRAKNALSVSFVSQAAYDREVHKTLGLEKRVIAVKNCRSLGKADMIHNTATPHIEVDPETYEVRADGELLTCEPAKVLPMAQRYYLF, from the coding sequence ATGAGCTTCACCATGGATCGGCATAGCTATGCCAGGATGTTCGGCCCGACCGTCGGTGACCGAATCCGCCTCGCTGACACCGATCTGATTGTAGAGGTGGAAAAAGATTACGCCATCTACGGCGATGAAACACGATACGGGCCGGGAAAAAACATCCGGGACGGTCTCGGCCAGGCGCCAGACGCCACGAGAGAGGCTGGAGCCCTGGACCTCGTGATCACCAACGTCGTCATTCTCGACCACTGGGGCATCGTAAAGGCCGACATAGGTATCCGGGATGGAAAGATTGCCGGCATCGGTAAGGCGGGCAATCCCAACATAATGGACGGGGTGGATCCCAACATGATTATGGGAGCCGCCACGGAGGCCACGGCGGGCGAAGGCCTCATCGCGACCGCAGGGGGAATCGACTCCCACGTCCACTTCATCTGCCCGCAGCAAGTTATAGAAGCATTTGCCTCGGGAATTACCACCATGATCGGTGGGGGTACCGGGCCCACCACAGGCACTAATGCCACCACCTGCACTCCCGGCTCCTGGAATATCCAGCGGATGCTTCAGGCGGCCGAGGAATTTCCCATGAATTTCGGCTTTCAGGGCAAGGGTAACTCCTCGTTTCCCGAATCGCTCCGTGAGCAGATCGAGGGCGGGGCCATGGGCCTGAAACTGCACGAGGACTGGGGCACAACGCCGGCGGCCATCGATTGCTGCCTGCGGGTGGCCGACGAGCTCGACTTCCAGGTCACCATCCACACCGATACCCTCAACGAAACCGGCTTCGTCGAGCACACCATCGATGCCATTGGTGGTCGGACAATTCACGCCTACCACGTTGAGGGGGCGGGCGGCGGCCATGCCCCGGACATCGTAAAGATCGTCTCTCATCCCAACGTCCTGACCTCCTCCACCAATCCCACCCTCCCCTACACCGTCAACACCGTAGAGGAGCACCTCGACATGCTCATGGTCTGCCACCATCTGGACAAGCGCATCCCCGAAGACGTCGCCCAGTCTGAAGCGCGCATCCGCGGCGAGACCATGGCCGCCGAGGACATCCTCCACGACATGGGCGCCATCAGCATGGTGGGGTCTGACTCGCAGGCCATGGGACGGGTGAGCGAGAACATCCTGCGTAGCTGGCAGATGGCCGACAAGATGAAGCAACAGCGGGGGCGACTGCCCGAGGAGCGGGGGGACAATGACAACGTCCGCGCGAAGCGGTACGTTGCCAAGTACACCATCAACGTCGCTATAGCCCACGGGATGCCCGACCACATTGGGTCCCTCGAGGTGGGCAAGCTGGCGGACATCGTCCTTTGGAAGCCGAAGTTCTTCGGGGTCAAGCCAGAGATGGTAATCAAGGGAGGCCTGATCGCCCTTGCCGCCATGGGAGACCCCGGTTCCACCCTCCCCACACCGCAGCCAGTGATGGCACGTTACATGTGGGGTGGTTTTGGGCGGGCCAAAAACGCCCTTTCCGTGAGCTTCGTCTCGCAAGCGGCTTACGATAGAGAGGTCCACAAAACGCTGGGACTAGAGAAGCGGGTCATCGCCGTGAAGAACTGCAGGAGCCTCGGCAAGGCTGATATGATCCACAACACCGCCACCCCCCACATAGAGGTGGACCCCGAAACATACGAGGTGAGGGCCGACGGAGAGCTGCTGACCTGCGAGCCCGCAAAGGTGCTTCCCATGGCCCAGCGGTACTATCTTTTCTAA